In the Afipia sp. GAS231 genome, GGCGCTGATTTCGGCGATCCCCGATCCGAGCCAGCGCGGCTCCTTCAGCGCGGTCAGCGCTTCGCTGCAACAATTCTCCGGCGGGCTCGGCTCGGTGCTGGCGGCGGCGATCATTGCGGAAAATGCCGACGGTTCGCTCCGGCATTTCGATTGGCTGGGATACATCGTGGTCGCGACGGCGACCGTCTCGCTGGTCGGAATGTACTTCGTGCAGAAGTCCGTGGCCCACCGGGCCGGCCGGCGATTCGTCTGAGACGAATCAATCGCCGGCGGTGGAGACGCCTCCGCGATTTACTTTTGCGCGTCCGGCTTCGGCGGCTGCAGACCCGCGCTGTTGGCCCAGCGCTCGAGATTTTCGATGACGTCGGCGTGGCTCGGTCGCAGCGGCGGTCGCGGATTGGACTCTTCGGACAGCTTGCGTGGCAGCCTGACGGTCTCTGTCATGGTCATGGGCTGGCTCCTGGCCTTCCAAATATGCGCCCGCGTTAACCCAAAATCAATACCTAAGTTATTGTTTTTATTATAGTATTTAACTAATTTAGCGACTGAATCTGGTTTTGCGGAACCCGCGCCAAGGACGGACGTTGAGTAAACTACTCAATGATCTCAATTTGGGTGTTTCCGATGGCTGACCTTCGTGACGAACGACTGCAGGTGATGCTCTCTCCGGAAGAACTCTCGGCGCTCGACGATTTTCGCTTCAAGCACCGGATGCCGACCCGCGCGGCCGCCGTGCGCGAGCTGTTGAAGCTGGGGTTGACCGTTCACGGCACCACCAATGGCGGCGGCGGGATGAAGTCGAGCAATTACGGCGTGTTCAGCCGCGGCCCGGATGGCCACACCCAAGGCGGCTCGGATCCCGAGGCCGCGGGCTAATCGTGCCCGGGCGGGACGCGCGAGCGCGACCCGGCGCAGCACGCCAAGCCGGATCGCAACGATGTTTGGGCATGGGCAAATGGTGCCCAGGAAAGGACTCGAACCTTCACGGCCGTTAAGCCACTGGCACCTGAAGCCAGCGCGTCTACCAATTCCACCACCTGGGCCCGGGCGGTTTAGTAAGGTTCGGTCGCACCGTTGTCAAATTGCTTCAATGCGGTCCAATTACGCTGTAAGCATAAAGCGTGTTGGCGGGCCACGAATCCGCTAACTATCGCCGCGACCTCCCGAATTTGACCCGCAGGATTGGACCGAACATGGCATCGGACTTGGCATCGAACCAGGAAACCCTCGTCACCGTCTTTGGCGGATCGGGCTTTCTGGGGCGAAACGTGGTCCGGGCGCTGGCCAAGCGCGGCTTCCGCATCCGGGTGGCGGTGCGGCGGCCCGAACTCGCCGGGCACCTGCAACCGCTCGGCCGGGTCGGCCAGATCCACGCCGTCCAGGCCAACCTGCGTTATCCGGCCTCGGTACAGGCCGCGATGCGCGATTCCCACGTCGCCATCAACCTGGTCGGCATCCTGACCGCAAGCGGCGCGCAGTCGTTTGACGCAGTCCAAGCCAAGGGCGCCGAGACCGTCGCCCAGGCCGCCGCAGCCGCAGGCGCCCGGATGGTGCATGTGTCCGCCATCGGCGCCGACGAGAACGCGCTGGCGGCCTATGCCCGCTCCAAGGCGGCCGGCGAGAAGGCCGTGCTGGCGGCGGTGCCCGCGGCCACCATCCTGCGGCCGTCGGTGGTGTTCGGCCCCGAGGATCAGTTCACCAACCGCTTTGCGGCGCTGGCGCGCATATCTCCCATGCTGCCGCTGATCGGCGGCGGCGCGACCCGGATGCAGCCGGTCTATGTCGGCGATGTCGCGACCGCGGTGGCGAAAGCCGTCGACGGCAAGGCGAAGGCCGGCGCGACCTACGAACTCGGCGGGCCGGAAGTGCTGACCATGCGCGAGATCATGGAAATCATCCTCGCCATCACCGAACGCAAGCGGATGCTGATCTCGCTGCCGTTCGGCCTCGCAAAACTGCAGGCGCGGTTCCTGCAGTTCGCACCCGGCGCGCTGAAGCTGACGCCGGACCAGGTCGAGCTACTCAAGTCCGACAACGTGGTGTCGGATGCGGCAAAGACAGCCGGCCTGACTCTGGAAGGGCTCGGCATCACGCCGGATTCGATGGAAGCGGTCGCCCCGCAATATCTCTGGCGCTTCCGCGCCGCCGGGCAATTCCAGCGCAAGAGCGCGTGAACTTCGTAGGGTGGGTTAGGCGAAGCCGTAACCCACCTCTTCTCTTTCCACGGAGAGATGGTGGGTTACGCCGGAGCCTGTCATCGGGCCGCGCTTTGCGCGGACCCGTTGGGCTAACCACCCTACAAACGCCGCCCTACTTCCCCAGCGCCAGCGCGATCAGGCCGAGCGTGCCGACGATGACGCGCCACCAGGCAAAGAACGTAAAGCCGTGGCGGGTGACGTAGTTCAGGAAACTCCTCACCACGATCATCGCCGTGATGAACGAGACCACGAATCCGATCGCGATGATGCCGAGGTGATCGGTCGTCATCTCCGCGCGGTTCCTGTAGAAATCATAGGCAAAGGCCCCGACCATGGTCGGGATCGCCAGAAAGAACGAGAACTCCGCCGCCGCGCGCTTTTCTGCGCCCAGCAACATCGCCGCGACGATGCTGGCGCCGGAGCGCGACACGCCGGGAATCATGGCGACGCATTGCGCGATGCCGATCCACAGGTACATCAGCAGCGGAAATTTGGTGGCGTCGTCCTCGTGCGGATTGAGCTCGAGCTGATCGACCCACATCAGGATCCCGCCGCCGACGATCAGCGTAAAGCACACCACCCACGGATTGAAGAGAAATTCCTTGATGTATTTGCCGGCGATCAGGCCGATGACGACCGCGGGCAGGAACGCCACCAGCACGCCGATCACGAACCGGCGGTCGTCCGGGTTCGAGAACATGCCGAGCGCGACCCGCCACAATTTGGCGAAGTAGAGCACGACGATCGCGAGAATAGCGCCGAGCTGAATCAGCACGACAAAGCTGTTCCAGAAATTGCCCTCACCGAGGCCGAAGAAGCGCTGCACCAGCAGCATGTGGCCGGTCGAGGACACCGGCAGAAATTCCGTGATGCCCTCGACGATGCCGAGAATTACCGCCCGTACTGCATCAGACATCATGATGTGGTCCATTTTTGCTGCAAAAGCCGCGTTCTTCTCGCTTATTCGCAACCGGGCCGCAATCGCAAAAAAACGCCAAAACACAGGTTGCCTCGTGCCTCCGCTGGGCTATAGCGTCCGGATTCGCACCGCGCGCCCGGTTGAGGCTTCGTTAAGCGCCGCGTGGCTAGCTTTTTGTTTGACGCGTTTTCTTGACGCGAACCGGTGCCCACTTCGCTCGAAAACGCTATAGAGACTTCATGTACACGCTGTTTCATCATCCGTTCTGTCCGCACTCGCGCTTCGTTCGCCTGATTCTCGGCGAACACGGCCTCGATCTGCGTCTGGTGGAAGAGCGGGCCTGGGAGCGGCGCGAGGCGTTCCTCACGCTCAACCCGGCGGGTCACACGCCGGTCATGATGGTGGAAGGCCGGCCGCCTATCCCCGGCGCCGGCATCATCGCCGAATATCTCGACGAGGTGCATGGCGCCGACGCCGACGAACGGCGGCTGCTGCCGACGTCGATGGGCGAACGCATCGAGGTGCGCCGGCTGATGGCGTGGTTCAACGACAAGTTCTTCGAGGAAGCCTCCAACCCGCTGGTGACCGAGCGCATCTACAAGCGCTTCATGAGCGAGGAGAACGGTGGCGGCGCGCCGGCGACCGACGTGATCCGCGCAGCCAAGGTCAATGTGCGCTATCATCTGGCCTATATCGGCTGGCTGGCGCAGACCCGGAACTTTCTCGCCGGCGACAGGCTGACCTACGCGGACCTCGCCGCCGCGGCGCATCTTTCGGCGATCGATTATCTGGGCGACGTGCCATGGAGCGAGGACGACGCGGCAAAGGCGTGGTACGCGCGGGTGAAATCCCGCCCGTCGTTCCGCCCGCTGCTGAGCGAATGGCTGGCGGGGGTGCCGGCGTCGCGGACCTACGTGGATCTCGACTTCTGAACATCGCTCGTATCGTGCCCCGGATGCAGCGCAGCGTGAAACGGTGCGCTGCTGGTCCGGGGCCTATCTATTTATCGGGCACGCTTCTGGGTCCCGGCTCTGCGGAGCAGCGCAAAGAGCGCTGCACCGCGTCCGGGACACGCATCAATCGCACGGTGTCTCAGTGAACTCTCTCCTCAAAGAATCACTCAAGCAGCAGGCCCGCACTTTGGGCTTCGACTGCATCGCCGTCACCGATCCGGATGCGATCGCAGAGGCCGGACATCACTTCCGCGAATTCCTCGAAGCCGGCGCCCATGGTGACATGGACTGGCTCGCGGCCAATCCCGAACGGCGAATCGATCCGCAGGCGTTGTGGCCCGGCGTCCGCTCGATCATCATGCTCGGCGTCAATTACGGACCGGATGAAAATCCGCTGGCGATGCTGGAGAAGCGCAGCCATGGTGCGATCTCGGTTTACGCCCAGGGCGACGACTATCACGACGTCATCAAGAAGCGCCTGAAGGTGCTGGCGCGGTGGTTTGCCACCGCATCAGGCGAGGAACTGAAAGTCTTCGTCGACACCGCCGCGGTGATGGAAAAGCCGCTGGCGCAGGCGGCGGGACTGGGTTGGCAGGGCAAGCATACCAATCTCGTCTCGCGCGAATTCGGTTCATGGCTGTTTCTCGGCGCGATCTACAGCGCAGCCGACCTGCCGCGCGATGAGCCGGACGTCGATCATTGCGGCTCGTGCAACGCCTGCCAGGAGATCTGCCCGACCGCGGCGTTTCCGGCGCCCTACAAGCTCGATGCACGGCGCTGCATTTCCTATCTTACGATCGAGAACAAGGGACCGATCCCGCACGAATTCCGCAAAGCCATCGGCAACCGCATCTATGGTTGCGACGATTGCCTCGCGGTGTGCCCGTGGAACAAGTTTGCGCAGGAAGGCCGCGAAGCAAAACTTGCCGCGCGGGCGGAATTGCGCGCGCCGCCGCTTTCGGAATTGGTGCGGCTCGACGATGCCGCGTTCCGGACGCTGTTTGCCAAATCGCCGGTCAAGCGCATCGGCCGCGACCGCTTCATCCGCAACGTGCTGATCGCGATCGGCAACGCCGGCGATGCGTCGCTGGCGCATGAAGCCGAGCGCCTGCTCGATGACACAAGCCCGCTGGTGCGCGGCGCTGCGGTGTGGGCGCTGTCGCAGTTGATGGCGCGAGATGCCTTTGCCGCGCTGGCGAAGCGAGCCGATGCCGGCGAGACCGACGCGGCCGTTCGCGGGGAATGGAAGGATTGCGCCGCGCGCCCTTGATTTCATCGCACGCTTTCCGTCATGTGCCCCGGCCATGACAAATCAGCCCTTCTTCGCCAAGCGCGAAAACACCTTCATTCCCAATCCGGTCTCGAACGGTCCGTGGGACCCGAACTCGATGCATGGTCGCGTCGTCATCGGTCTGCTGGCCCACGTCATTGAGGAGCAGCACGGCTCCGCGGAATTCGTGCCGGCGCGGCTGACGGTCGACATGTTTCGGCTGCCGAACATCCAGACGCCGGTGGAAGTCACCACCAGGCTGATCCGCGGCGGCAAGCGCATCAGGGTGGTGGAGGCGGAGTTTTTCTCCGGCGGCACCAGCATGGCGCGCGCCTCCTGTCAGTTATTGCTCCGGACGGAAAATGCGCCCGGGAACGTCTGGTCGCCATCGAACTGGGACGCGCCGTTGCCCGACACGATCACAGCGCCGACCGACCCCCGGCTCGGCATGAACGGCAAATGGACCACGCGGCCGATCGTCGGGAAAATGGGTTCGCTCGGGCCGCGGCGGCTGTGGATGAGCGAGGTCCGCGAGATGGTCGAGGGCGTGCCGATGTCGCCATTCGTCCATGTCGCGACCGGCGCGGATTTTGCGAGCCCGTTTGCCAATGCCGGCGACCAGGGCCTCGGCTACATCAACAGCGACGTCACGCTGTATCTGCACCGGCTGCCGGTGACGCGATGGGTCGGTTTCGACGTCGTGAACCATCACGCCAGCGAGGGCATCGCGATCGGCGAGTGCTGGCTCTATGACGAGAAAGGCCCGATCGGGACTTCGACGGTCGCGGCACTGGCGCAGAAGAAGCCGATGACGGACGTGCCACCGCCGTAGGCTGCGCGCGCCGCAAATTTTCTTCGTCATGCCCGGGCTTGTCCCGGGCATCCACGTCCTTCGTAACGTCGAAGCAAGACGTGGATGGCCGGGTCAAGCCCGGCCATGACGAGTGCGTGGACGCAACGCCCGTCACTCCACCAGATGCCGCTTCATCTCCGGCCGCGCCTTCAGCGCGGCGCCCTGCCTGGCGATGATTTTCGCGATACGCTCGGGCGCGAACTTGATGTCGACGAAGGCTGGCGCGGTGTTAGCGACCTCGTGGTACTCGGTGATCTTGCCGTCGCGGAGCTGCATGATCGCGACACCCTCGAACATCGCCCGTGCGCCTTCCGCTTCCTGCAGTGTCGAGCGGTAGCTGAAGGTGTAGCGCGCATAGAGCGTGCGGCCGTCGCTGACCGGCGCATGCATGTCCCAGCGAAAATCGGTCGCGGTGCGGTAGAACCAGTCGTCGATCATCTCGGCGATCTTGGCGTGGCCTGTGAACGCGCCATAGAACACGTCGTGATAGACGCCGTCTTCCGTGAACAATTCCGCAAACGCCTTGCCGTTGCGCTGCTCGACGGCATCGCAGAAGGCGCGGAGCATGGTGGCGGTGTTCATGGCAGTGTCTCCTCACCCATTCTTGTCATGCCCCGCGAAGGCGGGGCACCCAGTATTCCAGAGAGCGCGAGATAAATCGATATGGCGCGGCGTTCTGGATCGTCCGCCTTCGCGGACGATGACACCGGGAAGCGTAGCGATAGCTCACCCGATCTCCGCGACCGCCGCGAGAATCCGCGCGAGGTCCTGCGGCCGCGACAGGCGATGGTCGCCGTCCTGGATCATGGTCATCACCACGTCCTCGGCCGGCAGCCGGTGCGCCAGCGCAAAGGCGTGCTGCCATGGCACGTCGGGGTCCTGCGCGCCTTGCAGGATGCGCACCGGACATCCGACCTCGATGGCGCTGCCGAGCAGCAGATGATTGCGGCCCTCCTCGATCAGCGCGCGCGTGATCGGATAGGGTGTGCCGTCACCATATTCGGACGGCCGCATCCAGACGCCCTTGGTCAAAATCTCTTCGCGGATCTCAGGCGAGAAGCCGTTCCACATCAATTGTTCGGTAAAATCCGGCGCCGGCGCGATCAGCACCAGGCCGGCCAGCGACGCACCCGCCGCCGCGCGCTTGGCGATCGCGCGCGCCAGCAGCAGCGCCATCCAGCCGCCCATTGACGAGCCGATCACGACCTGCGGCCCGCGGCAGAACTGCTCGAACACCGCCACGCTCTCTTCGAGCCAGCGCCCGATGGTGCCGTCGATGAAGGCGCCGCCGGATTCGCCGTGGCCGGAATAATCGAACCGGACGCAGGCGCGGCCACTTTTGG is a window encoding:
- a CDS encoding undecaprenyl-diphosphate phosphatase, with the protein product MMSDAVRAVILGIVEGITEFLPVSSTGHMLLVQRFFGLGEGNFWNSFVVLIQLGAILAIVVLYFAKLWRVALGMFSNPDDRRFVIGVLVAFLPAVVIGLIAGKYIKEFLFNPWVVCFTLIVGGGILMWVDQLELNPHEDDATKFPLLMYLWIGIAQCVAMIPGVSRSGASIVAAMLLGAEKRAAAEFSFFLAIPTMVGAFAYDFYRNRAEMTTDHLGIIAIGFVVSFITAMIVVRSFLNYVTRHGFTFFAWWRVIVGTLGLIALALGK
- a CDS encoding acyl-CoA thioesterase domain-containing protein; protein product: MTNQPFFAKRENTFIPNPVSNGPWDPNSMHGRVVIGLLAHVIEEQHGSAEFVPARLTVDMFRLPNIQTPVEVTTRLIRGGKRIRVVEAEFFSGGTSMARASCQLLLRTENAPGNVWSPSNWDAPLPDTITAPTDPRLGMNGKWTTRPIVGKMGSLGPRRLWMSEVREMVEGVPMSPFVHVATGADFASPFANAGDQGLGYINSDVTLYLHRLPVTRWVGFDVVNHHASEGIAIGECWLYDEKGPIGTSTVAALAQKKPMTDVPPP
- a CDS encoding complex I NDUFA9 subunit family protein, whose protein sequence is MASNQETLVTVFGGSGFLGRNVVRALAKRGFRIRVAVRRPELAGHLQPLGRVGQIHAVQANLRYPASVQAAMRDSHVAINLVGILTASGAQSFDAVQAKGAETVAQAAAAAGARMVHVSAIGADENALAAYARSKAAGEKAVLAAVPAATILRPSVVFGPEDQFTNRFAALARISPMLPLIGGGATRMQPVYVGDVATAVAKAVDGKAKAGATYELGGPEVLTMREIMEIILAITERKRMLISLPFGLAKLQARFLQFAPGALKLTPDQVELLKSDNVVSDAAKTAGLTLEGLGITPDSMEAVAPQYLWRFRAAGQFQRKSA
- the queG gene encoding tRNA epoxyqueuosine(34) reductase QueG, yielding MNSLLKESLKQQARTLGFDCIAVTDPDAIAEAGHHFREFLEAGAHGDMDWLAANPERRIDPQALWPGVRSIIMLGVNYGPDENPLAMLEKRSHGAISVYAQGDDYHDVIKKRLKVLARWFATASGEELKVFVDTAAVMEKPLAQAAGLGWQGKHTNLVSREFGSWLFLGAIYSAADLPRDEPDVDHCGSCNACQEICPTAAFPAPYKLDARRCISYLTIENKGPIPHEFRKAIGNRIYGCDDCLAVCPWNKFAQEGREAKLAARAELRAPPLSELVRLDDAAFRTLFAKSPVKRIGRDRFIRNVLIAIGNAGDASLAHEAERLLDDTSPLVRGAAVWALSQLMARDAFAALAKRADAGETDAAVRGEWKDCAARP
- a CDS encoding nuclear transport factor 2 family protein, producing the protein MNTATMLRAFCDAVEQRNGKAFAELFTEDGVYHDVFYGAFTGHAKIAEMIDDWFYRTATDFRWDMHAPVSDGRTLYARYTFSYRSTLQEAEGARAMFEGVAIMQLRDGKITEYHEVANTAPAFVDIKFAPERIAKIIARQGAALKARPEMKRHLVE
- a CDS encoding carboxylesterase codes for the protein MTNSALSDQKPAFIEVGEGNGRRRIAVRARAGNAPGSTSGAPGSTSRAPGLFWLGGFNSDMRGTKALALDEWAAKSGRACVRFDYSGHGESGGAFIDGTIGRWLEESVAVFEQFCRGPQVVIGSSMGGWMALLLARAIAKRAAAGASLAGLVLIAPAPDFTEQLMWNGFSPEIREEILTKGVWMRPSEYGDGTPYPITRALIEEGRNHLLLGSAIEVGCPVRILQGAQDPDVPWQHAFALAHRLPAEDVVMTMIQDGDHRLSRPQDLARILAAVAEIG
- a CDS encoding glutathione S-transferase family protein encodes the protein MYTLFHHPFCPHSRFVRLILGEHGLDLRLVEERAWERREAFLTLNPAGHTPVMMVEGRPPIPGAGIIAEYLDEVHGADADERRLLPTSMGERIEVRRLMAWFNDKFFEEASNPLVTERIYKRFMSEENGGGAPATDVIRAAKVNVRYHLAYIGWLAQTRNFLAGDRLTYADLAAAAHLSAIDYLGDVPWSEDDAAKAWYARVKSRPSFRPLLSEWLAGVPASRTYVDLDF